A region from the Rheinheimera mangrovi genome encodes:
- the hslU gene encoding HslU--HslV peptidase ATPase subunit yields MSDMTPREIVHELDRHIIGQANAKRAVAIALRNRWRRMQLAPALRQEITPKNILMIGPTGVGKTEIARRLAKLANAPFIKVEATKFTEVGYVGKEVESIIRDLTDSAVKMFREQEVAKNKFRAEEAAEERILDALLPPARDAWGKAETSESDSNTRQTFRKKLREGQLDDKEIEIDLAAPVMGVEIMAPPGMEEMTSQLQSMFQNLGSDKKKSRKLKIKDAFKQLVEEEAARLVNPEELKLKALEAVEQTGIVFIDEIDKICKRGETSGPDVSREGVQRDLLPLIEGCTVTTKHGMVKTDHILFIASGAFQMAKPSDLVPELQGRLPIRVELDALSANDFERILTEPKASLTEQSVAMLATEGVQISFAEDGIKRIANAAWQVNERTENIGARRLYTVMEKLLEDLSFDAADHSGQQILIDATYVDSHLDALVQDEDLSRFIL; encoded by the coding sequence ATGTCTGATATGACTCCAAGAGAGATAGTCCACGAGCTGGACCGCCATATTATTGGTCAGGCTAATGCTAAACGTGCTGTAGCTATTGCACTGCGAAACAGATGGCGCCGTATGCAACTCGCCCCGGCTTTGCGTCAGGAAATCACGCCAAAAAACATTTTGATGATAGGCCCAACAGGTGTAGGTAAAACTGAAATAGCCCGTCGTCTGGCTAAATTGGCCAACGCACCTTTTATTAAAGTCGAAGCCACTAAGTTCACTGAAGTAGGTTATGTCGGTAAAGAAGTGGAAAGTATTATCCGCGACTTGACCGACAGCGCAGTAAAAATGTTCCGCGAGCAGGAAGTGGCAAAAAATAAATTCCGGGCGGAAGAAGCTGCAGAAGAACGTATTCTGGACGCCTTATTGCCACCAGCCCGTGATGCCTGGGGTAAAGCAGAAACCAGCGAGTCGGACAGCAACACCCGCCAAACCTTCCGTAAAAAATTACGTGAAGGTCAGCTGGATGATAAAGAAATTGAAATCGATTTAGCCGCACCTGTAATGGGTGTGGAGATTATGGCACCGCCGGGCATGGAAGAAATGACATCCCAGCTGCAGTCTATGTTTCAGAACTTAGGTTCAGACAAGAAAAAAAGCCGTAAGCTGAAAATTAAAGATGCCTTTAAGCAACTGGTTGAAGAAGAAGCAGCCCGCCTGGTGAATCCGGAAGAGCTGAAGCTGAAAGCTCTGGAAGCTGTGGAGCAAACCGGCATCGTCTTTATTGATGAAATCGACAAAATTTGTAAGCGCGGCGAAACCAGTGGCCCTGATGTGTCGCGTGAAGGTGTGCAACGTGATTTGCTGCCACTTATAGAAGGCTGTACCGTTACCACTAAACACGGCATGGTGAAAACTGACCATATTTTGTTTATTGCCAGTGGTGCATTTCAGATGGCAAAACCGTCGGATTTAGTACCTGAGCTGCAAGGTCGTTTACCAATACGGGTTGAGTTGGATGCCTTATCAGCCAACGATTTTGAACGTATTCTGACTGAGCCGAAAGCCTCGCTGACGGAACAAAGCGTGGCCATGCTTGCTACCGAAGGTGTACAAATCAGTTTTGCTGAAGATGGCATTAAACGTATTGCCAATGCAGCCTGGCAGGTGAATGAGCGCACTGAAAACATCGGAGCACGTCGCTTATATACTGTGATGGAAAAATTGCTGGAAGACCTGTCCTTTGATGCGGCTGATCACAGCGGTCAGCAAATTTTGATCGACGCGACTTATGTTGATTCACACCTGGACGCATTAGTGCAGGACGAAGATTTAAGCCGTTTTATTTTATAA
- the hslV gene encoding ATP-dependent protease subunit HslV, whose amino-acid sequence MTTIVSVRRNGHVAIAGDGQVSLGNTVMKGNARKVRRLYHGKVLAGFAGGTADAFTLFERFEAKLEMHQGHLMRAAVELAKDWRTDRMLRKLEALLAVADANCSLIITGNGDVIQPEHDLIAIGSGGPFAQAAATALLANTELSAREIAEKSLTIAGDICVYTNHHQTIEEL is encoded by the coding sequence ATGACCACTATTGTTTCTGTACGCCGCAACGGTCATGTTGCGATTGCGGGTGACGGCCAGGTTTCGCTTGGCAACACTGTGATGAAGGGCAACGCCCGCAAAGTTCGCCGTTTGTATCACGGCAAAGTATTAGCTGGTTTCGCCGGCGGCACAGCCGATGCTTTTACCTTATTTGAACGCTTTGAAGCCAAACTCGAAATGCATCAGGGCCATTTAATGCGCGCAGCTGTTGAGCTGGCTAAAGACTGGCGCACTGACCGCATGCTGCGCAAACTCGAAGCCTTGTTAGCTGTAGCTGACGCCAATTGTTCACTGATCATCACTGGTAACGGCGATGTGATCCAGCCAGAACATGATTTAATCGCCATCGGCAGCGGTGGACCTTTTGCTCAGGCGGCTGCGACTGCACTTTTGGCCAACACTGAATTAAGCGCCCGTGAAATTGCAGAAAAAAGCTTAACCATAGCTGGTGATATTTGTGTCTATACCAATCATCACCAGACCATTGAAGAATTGTAA
- a CDS encoding SPOR domain-containing protein yields MIGFAWFLYHLSQKTPVDDPVTPVISAKKDDLPPKPAKEPYQYIEELENKEIQVTVEELAAKGPFLMFCGTYRAIETAHQMKAKVAFAGYPSEVRRIEGKNGVFFRVTLGPYTSKRQAESDRSRLMRQKVVECRIATAT; encoded by the coding sequence GTGATTGGTTTTGCTTGGTTTTTATACCATTTATCGCAAAAAACTCCAGTAGACGATCCGGTAACGCCAGTCATATCCGCGAAAAAAGACGATTTGCCACCTAAGCCAGCCAAAGAGCCTTACCAGTATATTGAAGAACTGGAAAATAAAGAAATTCAGGTGACGGTGGAGGAGCTGGCTGCCAAAGGGCCATTTTTAATGTTTTGTGGTACTTACCGTGCTATAGAAACTGCTCATCAAATGAAAGCCAAAGTTGCTTTTGCCGGCTACCCTTCAGAAGTGCGGCGCATTGAAGGTAAAAATGGCGTGTTTTTTCGGGTAACTTTGGGGCCTTACACCAGCAAACGTCAGGCTGAAAGTGACAGAAGCCGGTTGATGCGACAAAAAGTGGTGGAGTGCCGCATCGCCACAGCCACTTAA
- the priA gene encoding primosomal protein N', with translation MTVLRVALPIPLRVHFDYLCDKEVSPGCRVLVPFGKRELIGIVWQLNPTDSYDATQLKAVTEVLDQIPVLAAPIRQLLSFAADYYHHPLGDVLTSALPALLRDGKNADPVKGHSYSLTEAGQHLTAEQFKAAKKRLALWQQLQQPQTETQLLQHFQRKELLYFVEQGWAQVTPVLYGPYHTAAEQQKSLPLNPAQALAVTAVQQALGSFSCFLLEGVTGSGKTEVYLQSISPVVKAGGQVLVLVPEIGLTPQTLARFEQRFAVPVGVWHSNMTDLERFTVWQRCQTGDLAIVIGTRSALFLPFLKLDLLIIDEEHDNSFKQQDGFRYHARDLAIKRASIQGCPILLGSATPSLESLANVQQGRFAHLELPDRAAGQLMPTVELVDLKQQQMMHGMAGLTRQRIEQHLKLGQQVLLFLNRRGFAPALICHECGWMTECHRCSAFTTFHKQSRQLVCHHCGATKGVPHQCGGCGSTQLAPVGQGTEQLEEQLQQLFPTHTVTRLDRDSIRRKGSLQKALDQILQGEPQLILGTQMLAKGHHFPNVGLVVIIDVDSALYSNDFRAPEQLAQLLTQVSGRAGRGSQPGKVLLQTHYPGHALLQDVIQNGYASFARSALKERQQTFLPPFMFLALFRVEAHQLELCKEWLQKVADHYKNWPQVQLLGPLACPMERKAGKYRWQIQLFAKDRKQLHQSLDSVLAEISRWSLSRKVKWQLDVDPQDLN, from the coding sequence GTGACAGTACTGCGGGTAGCCTTACCTATACCTCTTAGGGTGCATTTTGATTACCTTTGTGACAAAGAGGTAAGCCCAGGTTGTCGTGTTTTAGTGCCTTTTGGTAAACGCGAGCTGATAGGTATTGTCTGGCAACTGAACCCCACCGACAGTTACGACGCGACTCAATTAAAAGCTGTGACCGAAGTATTGGATCAAATACCTGTATTAGCAGCCCCTATTCGCCAGTTACTCAGTTTTGCCGCAGATTACTACCATCATCCTTTGGGTGATGTGCTGACCAGTGCCCTGCCCGCTTTGTTACGCGATGGTAAAAATGCCGATCCGGTTAAAGGCCATAGTTATAGCCTGACCGAAGCTGGCCAGCATTTAACTGCAGAGCAATTTAAAGCAGCTAAAAAACGGCTGGCCTTATGGCAACAGCTGCAGCAGCCTCAAACCGAAACGCAGTTACTGCAGCATTTTCAGCGCAAAGAGCTGTTGTATTTTGTTGAACAAGGCTGGGCTCAAGTGACACCAGTGTTATATGGCCCTTATCACACTGCAGCTGAGCAGCAAAAATCTTTGCCACTGAATCCGGCGCAGGCGCTGGCGGTGACAGCAGTGCAACAAGCCTTAGGCAGTTTCAGTTGTTTTTTACTGGAAGGGGTGACAGGTTCAGGCAAAACCGAAGTGTATCTGCAAAGCATAAGCCCGGTGGTCAAAGCCGGTGGGCAGGTACTGGTGTTGGTGCCTGAAATAGGTTTAACACCACAAACTTTAGCCCGTTTTGAACAACGTTTTGCTGTGCCTGTGGGCGTCTGGCATTCCAATATGACAGATCTTGAGCGTTTTACCGTTTGGCAACGATGCCAAACCGGTGATTTAGCCATAGTGATAGGCACCCGCTCCGCCTTGTTTTTACCTTTTTTAAAGCTTGATTTGCTGATTATTGATGAAGAGCACGATAACTCCTTTAAGCAGCAAGACGGTTTTCGTTATCACGCCCGTGATTTAGCCATTAAACGCGCTTCGATTCAGGGTTGCCCTATTTTATTAGGCTCAGCCACACCCAGCTTAGAGAGCCTTGCCAATGTGCAGCAAGGCCGTTTTGCGCATCTGGAATTACCTGACCGCGCCGCTGGCCAGTTGATGCCGACAGTTGAGCTGGTGGATTTAAAACAACAGCAAATGATGCATGGGATGGCAGGTTTAACTCGCCAGCGTATCGAACAACATTTAAAACTCGGCCAGCAAGTACTGCTGTTTTTAAATCGCCGTGGTTTTGCCCCAGCTCTTATTTGTCATGAATGTGGCTGGATGACCGAGTGCCACAGATGCAGTGCTTTCACTACTTTTCATAAACAAAGCCGTCAGTTGGTGTGCCACCATTGTGGGGCGACTAAAGGTGTGCCGCATCAATGTGGTGGTTGTGGCAGCACCCAGCTGGCTCCTGTGGGTCAGGGCACTGAACAGCTGGAAGAGCAGTTACAGCAACTGTTTCCTACACATACTGTCACCCGACTGGACAGAGACAGCATCAGACGCAAAGGCAGTTTGCAAAAAGCCTTGGATCAGATATTACAAGGCGAACCTCAGCTTATTTTAGGTACTCAGATGCTGGCCAAAGGCCATCATTTCCCTAATGTTGGCCTTGTGGTGATTATTGATGTCGACTCTGCTTTATACAGCAACGACTTCAGAGCGCCTGAACAATTAGCTCAGTTGTTAACTCAAGTATCAGGCCGTGCCGGACGAGGCTCACAGCCTGGTAAAGTGCTGCTGCAAACCCATTATCCGGGCCATGCTTTGTTGCAGGACGTGATCCAAAACGGTTACGCCTCCTTTGCCCGCAGTGCATTAAAAGAGCGGCAACAAACCTTTTTACCACCTTTTATGTTCCTGGCTTTGTTTAGAGTGGAAGCGCATCAGCTGGAGCTTTGTAAAGAGTGGCTGCAAAAAGTGGCTGACCATTACAAAAACTGGCCACAAGTGCAGTTACTGGGGCCATTGGCTTGCCCTATGGAACGTAAGGCGGGTAAATACCGCTGGCAAATTCAACTCTTTGCCAAAGACAGGAAACAATTACACCAAAGTCTGGACTCTGTGCTGGCGGAAATCAGCCGCTGGTCGTTAAGCCGTAAGGTGAAATGGCAGCTGGATGTAGACCCACAAGACCTGAATTAA
- the rpmE gene encoding 50S ribosomal protein L31, whose translation MKPSIHPEYKEITATCTCGNSFKTHSTLCKDIHLDVCSACHPFYTGKQKVLDVGGRVDRFKKRFAVLGAK comes from the coding sequence ATGAAACCAAGTATCCACCCGGAATACAAAGAAATCACTGCAACTTGTACTTGCGGTAACTCTTTCAAAACTCACTCTACACTGTGCAAAGACATCCACCTGGACGTTTGCTCAGCTTGCCACCCATTCTACACTGGTAAGCAGAAAGTGTTAGACGTAGGCGGCCGTGTTGACCGCTTCAAAAAACGTTTCGCAGTACTGGGCGCCAAGTAA
- a CDS encoding nSTAND1 domain-containing NTPase — protein sequence MIGTFFFGEWQVDPSANTLRLGKQLIQLEPKAMDVLVLLCQNAGEVLSSDEIVSICWPQAEVGDNPLHKIITQIRKALGDSATSSTYIETIRKRGYRTLAQVTFPLGQEQSATPQSWQGGSPFPGLQAYDARYAKVFFGRGSQIDTLLERIAQQVQYGRAFCLVLGPSGSGKSSLINAGVMPNLMQNSGYNGVKVESYSSLDLADLTPGQLLMQLASALLDWDLADQPVFDGCSAEQLADKLQHQMDWVLQSCKKALQNHSQNESKCRFAIFIDRLEVLLSSPLFSEEERLQFIDRMEQLATSGLVLVLSACRNEFYPLLVTYPSLMAGKARGAHFDLAPPGRAELLQMIRLPAIAANLSWDLDPNTAVPLDELLCSEAASNPDALPMLQYTLQELYLQRSDSNQLLFSVYKNLGGIEGAIGKNAEQAIAQLSTAEKDSLPRVLSLLVTLREDEQSITSRTALWQQLQNDAERTLVQAMVEHRLFVSHLQNAVPCFSVAHEALLRRWPRATAWIAEHHQSLSVKSRLQHLTKRWLAEDKHSAYLLADGKPLAEAQQLAQNGFFTLDSNEQAFILASGKRSKLVRTSRRLTFALLCVLTFTAVLMSFRSFEAEKLAQQKRLAAESLLGFMVGDFADKLRSIGRMDLLDGISNKALEYFSDFSDAEKDQYLSTQARLQHGQTLEAMGEVAYSRDKIDEAKTALLAAREKLTPVLSEQPDNLELLKTLGANAFWLGQIQYDANNWLEAKPELELYYSYSQAMYKIAPDSVDALMELSYATNSLGSLAMKLQEFEQATAFFDESLNLKLLAKAKDPTNTALIADIADTRSWLASAALSEGNANKAISVHLQIQSEFEKMNIRAKSDAYMLDKVFNSYSNLAVINDYQGLTMQAFELLHQAHRMLEQVIKQDPDNKVWQRSSFHYKVLLMRLNAKLRDSRINYTPDLLLHELLKMKGDYGSEQDYLRIYSNLLLESARYYQAISQSQKSTDFTSQALVLYQEFYAAEPGNPRLVLALAETELLQARHYRTQLQHDKSKQSCAKVKSLLEPLQQKDKKPHYIQPYALALTCLNELDQHPELQKLLQKSNIVLSAF from the coding sequence ATGATTGGTACTTTCTTTTTTGGCGAGTGGCAGGTAGACCCCAGTGCCAATACGCTGAGGCTTGGCAAACAGCTGATCCAGCTTGAACCTAAAGCTATGGATGTGCTGGTGTTGTTATGCCAAAACGCCGGAGAAGTACTAAGCAGCGACGAGATTGTCAGCATTTGCTGGCCTCAGGCTGAAGTGGGCGATAACCCGCTGCATAAAATTATCACCCAAATTCGTAAAGCTCTTGGCGACAGCGCTACTTCCTCTACTTATATTGAAACCATTCGTAAACGTGGTTACCGCACTTTAGCTCAGGTCACTTTCCCGCTGGGGCAGGAACAGAGCGCCACACCTCAAAGCTGGCAGGGCGGTTCACCTTTTCCGGGTTTACAGGCTTACGATGCCCGTTATGCCAAAGTGTTTTTTGGCCGTGGCAGTCAAATTGACACCTTATTGGAACGTATAGCGCAGCAAGTGCAATACGGCAGAGCCTTTTGTTTAGTCTTAGGCCCAAGCGGCAGCGGTAAATCCTCGTTAATTAATGCCGGCGTAATGCCAAATCTGATGCAAAACAGCGGCTACAACGGCGTTAAAGTGGAGTCGTACAGCAGTCTGGATTTAGCTGATCTGACACCTGGCCAATTATTGATGCAGCTGGCCAGTGCTTTGCTCGACTGGGACCTTGCAGACCAGCCCGTATTTGACGGCTGCAGTGCTGAGCAGCTCGCAGACAAATTACAGCATCAAATGGACTGGGTGCTGCAAAGCTGTAAAAAAGCGCTTCAAAATCATAGCCAAAACGAAAGCAAATGCCGTTTTGCCATTTTTATCGACCGGCTTGAAGTGCTGTTGTCTTCGCCGCTGTTTAGCGAAGAAGAAAGGTTGCAGTTTATCGACCGGATGGAACAACTGGCCACTTCAGGTTTAGTGCTGGTACTAAGTGCCTGTCGTAACGAGTTTTACCCTTTATTGGTTACCTATCCCAGTTTGATGGCAGGCAAAGCCCGTGGTGCGCATTTTGACTTAGCACCGCCCGGCAGAGCCGAACTTTTACAAATGATCCGCTTACCCGCCATAGCCGCCAATTTAAGCTGGGATTTAGATCCAAACACCGCAGTACCACTGGATGAGTTGTTATGCAGCGAAGCGGCCAGCAACCCCGATGCTTTACCTATGCTGCAATACACCTTGCAGGAATTGTATTTACAGCGCAGCGACAGCAATCAACTGCTGTTTTCTGTCTATAAAAATTTAGGTGGTATTGAAGGTGCTATAGGTAAAAATGCCGAGCAGGCCATAGCCCAGTTAAGTACAGCAGAAAAAGACAGCTTACCCCGGGTGCTCTCCTTACTGGTGACGTTACGCGAAGACGAACAGTCCATCACCAGCCGCACTGCACTCTGGCAACAATTACAAAATGACGCTGAACGTACTTTGGTACAAGCCATGGTGGAGCATCGTTTATTTGTCTCCCACCTGCAAAACGCTGTGCCTTGTTTTAGTGTGGCACACGAAGCTTTATTAAGGCGCTGGCCAAGAGCCACAGCCTGGATAGCAGAACATCATCAAAGTTTAAGTGTAAAAAGCCGCTTGCAGCATTTAACCAAACGCTGGCTGGCCGAAGATAAACACAGCGCTTATTTATTGGCCGACGGCAAACCTTTAGCCGAAGCCCAGCAGTTAGCGCAAAATGGCTTTTTTACGCTGGATTCCAACGAACAAGCTTTTATTTTGGCCTCAGGCAAAAGATCCAAATTAGTACGCACCAGCAGGCGCTTAACTTTTGCCTTACTCTGTGTGCTGACTTTTACTGCTGTATTAATGAGCTTCAGAAGTTTTGAAGCGGAAAAACTGGCGCAGCAAAAACGTTTGGCGGCCGAAAGTTTATTAGGTTTTATGGTGGGTGATTTTGCCGACAAATTGCGCAGCATAGGCCGGATGGATTTACTGGACGGTATCAGCAATAAAGCGCTGGAGTATTTCAGCGACTTTTCTGATGCGGAAAAAGATCAGTACCTAAGCACCCAGGCCCGCTTGCAACATGGCCAAACGCTGGAAGCTATGGGCGAAGTGGCGTATTCACGTGACAAAATTGATGAAGCCAAAACCGCTTTATTAGCAGCCAGAGAAAAACTGACACCAGTACTTAGTGAGCAACCAGATAATTTAGAACTGCTAAAAACCTTAGGCGCCAATGCCTTTTGGTTAGGGCAAATTCAGTACGATGCCAATAACTGGTTAGAGGCCAAACCAGAACTTGAGCTGTATTACAGCTATAGCCAGGCTATGTACAAAATAGCGCCAGACAGTGTAGATGCCCTCATGGAGTTATCTTACGCTACTAATTCATTAGGCTCTTTGGCGATGAAATTGCAAGAGTTTGAGCAAGCCACAGCTTTTTTTGATGAGTCGCTTAATCTTAAATTATTAGCAAAAGCTAAAGATCCTACCAATACCGCTTTGATTGCAGATATAGCAGATACCCGATCTTGGCTAGCTAGTGCTGCATTATCTGAAGGGAATGCAAATAAGGCTATCTCCGTGCATTTGCAGATACAGTCTGAATTTGAAAAAATGAATATTAGAGCTAAATCAGATGCTTACATGTTGGATAAAGTATTTAACAGCTATTCTAATCTTGCTGTTATTAATGACTATCAGGGATTAACCATGCAAGCTTTTGAGCTATTACATCAGGCTCACCGCATGCTGGAACAAGTGATTAAACAGGATCCCGACAACAAAGTATGGCAACGTAGTTCATTTCACTACAAAGTTCTGTTAATGAGATTGAATGCGAAGCTACGTGACTCGCGTATCAACTATACCCCTGATTTATTGCTGCATGAGCTTCTCAAAATGAAAGGGGACTATGGTAGTGAACAAGACTATCTGAGGATCTATAGTAACTTATTACTTGAGTCCGCCCGTTATTATCAGGCAATAAGTCAATCACAGAAAAGCACAGACTTTACATCTCAGGCATTAGTTTTGTATCAGGAGTTCTATGCTGCTGAACCCGGTAATCCAAGATTAGTGCTTGCATTAGCTGAAACTGAACTGCTGCAGGCTAGGCATTACAGGACACAATTACAACATGATAAAAGCAAGCAATCCTGCGCCAAGGTAAAGAGCCTACTGGAACCTTTGCAGCAAAAAGATAAAAAGCCTCACTATATCCAACCTTATGCTTTAGCTTTAACCTGCCTTAATGAGCTGGATCAACACCCTGAGTTGCAAAAGCTTTTACAGAAATCGAATATCGTACTCAGTGCTTTCTAA
- a CDS encoding DP-EP family protein, producing MNATTLIQGPIIDVMITLDVNQEPKVTYLQDGAVCTGNVVVTCGENITYRLVNSAGYAFMGAGFLTPYDQIIDAVQVSADGQELVLVDEDSVVGTTKFQLIFTNTTNSLLLLSPDPQIVNRDVVPPKS from the coding sequence ATGAACGCTACAACTTTAATTCAGGGCCCTATTATTGACGTCATGATTACGCTGGATGTTAATCAAGAACCTAAAGTCACTTATCTGCAGGATGGTGCAGTTTGCACTGGCAATGTGGTCGTGACTTGTGGAGAAAATATTACCTACAGACTGGTTAATTCTGCTGGTTATGCTTTTATGGGTGCTGGTTTTTTAACCCCTTATGACCAAATTATCGATGCGGTGCAGGTTTCAGCTGATGGTCAGGAGCTGGTACTGGTTGATGAAGACAGTGTAGTTGGTACAACAAAATTCCAGCTGATTTTCACTAATACAACCAATAGCTTGTTGTTATTAAGCCCTGACCCGCAAATAGTAAATAGAGATGTGGTACCTCCTAAGTCTTAG
- a CDS encoding DP-EP family protein: MPFCNAADPIETSVTLDKNKQAIFGYAQSGVVCDGNVELTENTTITYVLVPGKKSPKGLRLIGAGFTNPFDGHIEKVTVSSDGQSIQLENNIENSGVSKYQFILESEENDLLLVSPDPQIVNKEDVPPK, from the coding sequence TTGCCATTTTGTAATGCCGCCGACCCTATCGAAACCAGTGTCACCTTAGATAAAAATAAACAGGCGATATTTGGTTATGCCCAAAGTGGTGTAGTTTGTGACGGTAATGTCGAGCTGACTGAAAATACCACTATTACCTATGTGTTGGTGCCGGGCAAAAAATCGCCTAAAGGTTTACGTTTAATAGGCGCTGGTTTTACCAACCCTTTTGACGGTCATATAGAAAAAGTGACGGTAAGTAGCGACGGCCAAAGCATTCAGCTGGAGAATAATATTGAAAACTCCGGTGTCAGCAAATACCAGTTTATCCTCGAGTCGGAAGAAAATGATTTGCTGCTGGTAAGCCCGGATCCGCAGATTGTAAACAAGGAAGATGTGCCACCTAAGTGA
- a CDS encoding sensor domain-containing diguanylate cyclase, translating to MTGSAQTKRLYLTSAPVSEANGSSAELNPSLYNRNDVSRIDFSGAGGYAVPHLESLPALIEYLSEAVLVVNSSGTIVCINSKAAQFLGHTQGALRGHCWPDFLVKRYQQHYHSLVDMGRRGLLSQQQSPAEMAIICANGDVKDIELSLSYLPSDDPLLVIVIRDLSSYKAECYKLHTLACTDPLTALANRRHFEEMLQQYWDECSRKQSPVSVLIVDVDYFKQFNDQYGHIQGDECLRRIAAAISLAVPRGQGLAARYGGEEFALILPYHDEAMAKAVALRVQHYVSLLNFCEQGLSEELAVTVSQGYASESSGQFRTPFAMLCAADTALYRAKAEGRNCISACC from the coding sequence ATGACTGGTTCAGCACAAACTAAAAGATTATATTTAACTTCTGCACCTGTAAGTGAAGCGAATGGCAGTAGTGCCGAGTTAAACCCTTCACTTTATAATCGCAACGATGTAAGCCGGATCGATTTTTCTGGTGCTGGTGGTTATGCGGTCCCTCATCTTGAGTCTTTACCTGCTTTGATTGAGTACTTGTCTGAAGCTGTATTAGTGGTCAATTCCAGCGGCACTATAGTGTGTATCAACAGCAAAGCAGCGCAGTTTTTGGGCCATACCCAGGGTGCATTACGGGGGCACTGCTGGCCGGACTTTTTAGTGAAACGCTATCAGCAGCATTACCACAGCCTGGTGGATATGGGCCGTCGGGGTTTATTGTCGCAGCAACAGTCGCCGGCTGAAATGGCCATTATTTGTGCTAATGGTGATGTCAAAGATATTGAGCTGTCGTTGTCCTATTTACCTTCAGACGACCCGCTGCTGGTGATAGTGATACGTGATTTATCCTCTTACAAAGCCGAGTGTTACAAGTTGCATACGCTGGCCTGCACCGACCCTTTAACAGCCTTGGCCAATCGCCGCCATTTTGAAGAAATGCTGCAACAATACTGGGACGAATGCAGTCGCAAACAGAGCCCTGTCAGTGTGCTGATTGTCGACGTCGATTATTTTAAACAGTTTAATGATCAATACGGTCATATTCAGGGCGACGAATGCCTGCGCCGTATTGCAGCTGCTATTTCGCTGGCTGTTCCCCGTGGTCAGGGTTTAGCGGCCCGTTATGGTGGTGAAGAGTTTGCATTGATTCTGCCTTACCACGACGAAGCTATGGCCAAAGCCGTGGCATTAAGAGTGCAGCATTATGTCAGTCTGCTGAATTTTTGTGAGCAAGGCCTGTCGGAGGAGCTCGCTGTCACTGTCAGTCAGGGCTATGCCAGTGAAAGCAGCGGCCAGTTCCGCACTCCTTTTGCCATGTTATGTGCGGCCGATACGGCTTTGTATCGCGCTAAGGCAGAAGGAAGGAATTGTATTAGCGCTTGCTGCTAA
- a CDS encoding HutD/Ves family protein, protein MALQLISPDQWHTQAWKNGGGITHQLARSDDQSGMRWRVSIAEVASDGPFSRFEQIDRIIMLLQGNGFCLHGAKEQAVVLDKDLQPFAFAGETTIDCTLIAGPVRDFNLMTRRSDVKASLQVLSVTEPLSLTLANESLLYLASGQLQLSFKEQSYQLDAGQSLLCTAEAGELQIKASAEPCRLVWIRIL, encoded by the coding sequence ATGGCACTTCAACTTATCTCCCCAGACCAATGGCACACTCAGGCCTGGAAAAATGGCGGCGGAATTACGCATCAACTCGCCCGTTCTGACGACCAAAGCGGCATGCGCTGGCGTGTTTCTATAGCCGAAGTCGCCAGCGACGGTCCCTTTTCCCGTTTTGAACAAATCGACCGCATTATTATGCTGCTGCAAGGCAATGGTTTTTGTTTGCATGGGGCAAAAGAGCAGGCAGTTGTGTTGGATAAAGATTTACAGCCTTTTGCTTTTGCCGGTGAAACAACCATTGACTGCACATTAATAGCAGGGCCAGTACGGGATTTTAATCTGATGACCAGGCGCTCTGATGTCAAAGCCAGCTTGCAGGTATTGTCTGTAACTGAACCTTTATCTTTAACTCTTGCCAATGAATCTTTGTTATATCTGGCTTCTGGTCAGCTTCAGCTAAGTTTCAAAGAGCAGAGTTATCAACTGGACGCAGGGCAAAGCTTGTTATGCACAGCTGAGGCAGGGGAGTTGCAGATAAAAGCCAGTGCAGAGCCCTGTCGGTTGGTGTGGATTAGAATTTTGTAG
- a CDS encoding rhodanese-like domain-containing protein, translating to MSKQHSPGFLAVVDDAKSRVKELTIADLQQFPTPYVLVDVREDLEWLAGHLPAAIHLGKGVIERDVEKAVQDKQQTLILYCGGGFRSALAADMLQKMGYQDVWSLAGGYTAWVNAGLPLTKPQL from the coding sequence ATGTCCAAACAACATTCCCCTGGCTTTCTGGCTGTGGTCGACGATGCCAAAAGCAGGGTGAAAGAGCTGACTATTGCTGATTTACAGCAGTTTCCAACCCCTTATGTGCTGGTTGATGTGCGGGAGGATTTAGAGTGGCTGGCCGGGCATTTGCCTGCTGCTATTCATTTGGGTAAAGGTGTGATTGAACGGGATGTGGAAAAAGCAGTGCAGGATAAACAACAAACGCTGATTTTGTATTGTGGTGGTGGTTTTCGTTCGGCATTAGCGGCCGATATGCTGCAGAAAATGGGTTATCAGGATGTCTGGAGTCTGGCGGGGGGGTATACAGCCTGGGTCAATGCTGGGCTGCCTTTGACTAAGCCACAACTGTGA